A stretch of Ipomoea triloba cultivar NCNSP0323 chromosome 11, ASM357664v1 DNA encodes these proteins:
- the LOC115995993 gene encoding uncharacterized protein LOC115995993: MTNSIGTPEIVWETIWEHLSEDAEYHLRKTSQKPDLVLNNSDKRNFALIEIEKILSAMGKSLSDFAPMPTPNINMYTVVTNRLIQEELAYDCDSMKFENQLLVKQLNKEQREIYDEIIDDIENNSGGLFFVYGYGGTGKTILWNALFLGLRSKGAIVLNVASSGIVSLLLPGGRTAYSRFAIPISIHEDLTCNISQGTLLAELIIRCKLIIWDEAPMMHKHCFEALDRTMRDLLRCKNSNSLDTTFGGKTVVFGGDFRQILPIAQIGDGVLGNSRDRDFEITIPNQFLLETNGDPIATIVESTFPRFRSGNNDTTDLQHSAILAPTLDVVDSINQFMNDHNSGEGKTYLRCDSECKSNSNGDMLSDLHTPEFLNGLRCSGVPNHSLTLKVQSPVMLLRNIDHSLGLCNGMRLILTRLADHVLEGQIMCGMNAGAKVLIPRMSLTPSDIILPFKFQRKQFPLMLSYAMTINKSQGQTLTNVGLLLKKHVFNHGQMYLEVSRVSSPRGLKILIAGENVPFQNTTTNVVYKEIFNNV, from the exons ATGACTAACTCAATCGGAACACCAGAGATTGTTTGGGAAACAATTTGGGAACATTTGTCTGAAGATGCCGAATATCATCTAAGAAAGACTTCGCAAAAACCAG ATTTGGTGCTAAACAATAGCGACAAAAGAAATTTTGCCTTAATTGAGATTGAGAAGATCTTATCTGCTATGGGTAAGAGTTTGAGTGACTTTGCTCCTATGCCAACACCAAATATTAACATGTACACCGTGGTAACAAATCGATTGATACAAGAGGAATTGGCATATGATTGCGATAGTATGAAGTTTGAGAACCAGCTGCTAGTTAAACAACTAAATAAAGAGCAAAGGGAGATATATGATGAGATTATTGATGATATCGAGAATAACAGTGGAGGGTTGTTCTTTGTATATGGTTATGGTGGAACTGGTAAGACTATTTTGTGGAATGCATTGTTTTTAGGTTTAAGGTCTAAGGGTGCGATTGTTTTAAATGTTGCTTCAAGCGGTATAGTATCTCTTTTATTACCAGGCGGACGAACTGCGTATTCGAGGTTTGCAATACCTATTTCGATTCATGAAGATTTAACTTGCAACATAAGTCAAGGTACTCTTTTAGCAGAGTTAATTATTCGTTGCAAATTGAtcatatgggatgaagcacctatgatgcacaaacattgttttgaagCTTTAGATAGAACTATGAGAGATTTGTTAAGGTGTAAGAATTCAAATAGTTTAGATACGACCTTTGGTGGGAAAACTGTTGTTTTTGGGGGAGATTTCAGGCAAATATTACCA ATAGCTCAAATTGGTGATGGAGTTCTTGGTAATTCCAGAGACAGAGACTTTGAAATCACCATTCCAAATCAGTTTTTACTTGAAACTAATGGTGACCCAATTGCTACCATTGTTGAAAGTACTTTCCCTAGATTTCGAAGTGGTAACAATGATACTACAGATCTACAGCATAGTGCTATTTTGGCTCCAACTCTTGACGTCGTGGATAGCATCAATCAGTTCATGAATGATCATAATTCGGGTGAAGGTAAAACTTATCTAAGGTGTGATTCTGAATGCAAGTCAAACTCCAACGGGGATATGTTATCAGATTTGCACACTCCTGAGTTTTTAAATGGTTTGCGCTGTTCTGGAGTACCAAATCATTCTCTTACTTTAAAAGTTCAATCACCAGTTATGCTATTAAGAAATATTGACCACAGTTTAGGATTGTGTAATGGTATGAGACTTATTCTTACAAGGTTGGCGGATCATGTGTTGGAAGGTCAGATCATGTGTGGAATGAATGCAGGAGCAAAGGTTTTAATTCCCAGGATGTCATTAACACCTTCAGATATCATATTgccatttaaatttcaaaggaaacaatttccgttGATGCTATCTTATGCCATGACAATAAATAAGAGTCAAGGACAAACACTTACAAACGTGGGTTTGTTATTGAAGAAGCATGTGTTCAACCATGGTCAAATGTACCTGGAGGTCTCCAGAGTAAGCAGTCCAAGgggattaaaaattttgattgcTGGTGAAAATGTACCATTCCAAAATACAACTACAAATGTTGTgtataaagaaatttttaataatgtctAA